A segment of the Toxotes jaculatrix isolate fToxJac2 chromosome 2, fToxJac2.pri, whole genome shotgun sequence genome:
ATGTCACTGTCCTCAGGTCAGATCCATGGGGAGGTGGGTGGGTGACTGATGGGAGTTGTATGCATTGTAGTCTTTTACAGGGTTGTTTATGAGATGATCACTGGGAGGTGCCAAAGTTGGAAATGTTTAAATCCTTCACATGGTTGCTTAATAAGAAATGGAACTAGAGTACAGCCAGCAGCCGACTAGCTTAGCTTAAAAGATCAGTCTTGGTCTCTTTGTATCAACTGAATGTCACTCACTCCTTCCTCCTGGACAGCAGGAGACAGTCATTGAACAGGTGGAGGTACACAGGTTTGGTGGGTAACTTTAGCTTGGATCCAGAAATACTCATCGTCTGAGTGTCCACCTCCAGGAGTTCACCATGTTTCACCAGCCAGCGAGACTGAGAGATCAGAGGAAAGAtctacaaagaaagaaaagaagttgctgactaataaataaattaaaacaaaaaacagatgaatCCTAAACCACCCAGACTCAAGAACAATTCAAAAAGATTTTAGTCACCTTTCCctcaaaatgaatttttttattGAGGTGAATGAGTTCCTCCATCCTCTTCATTGACTGCACACTGGAGTTACATTCTTTGATGATCTAAGAAGACACATACCAACACTGTCATTACTGTTATGCCTCACCAGTGATAATACTGGTGCTCATCCAACTGGGTATTAGAGATGATAATGACCACCTTTTTCAGCTCATTGAAAGCTTTCGTGGCAGTGTCCTCATCTCGAGAGCCTGGTGTTGTCCTCTTTAAAAtattctgaaaaataaagacGTTTTTGAAGATAAGCCAAGGAGTAAACAATACCCTTGTCAAGCACTGTTGGGGAAGAAAACCTGCTGCGGCAAAATGCTTGGCAGGTCCCAATATTACCCCATTTACAGCTTCACGTAATTGGGTTTCAAGTGCAAACATGAATTCTGCAGTGAATGTTTAATCATGTACCTCCACCAGCATTTTAAGCCGTGTGATCCTCTGAAATGGGAGGATTAGAAAAGAAGTAAGAGGAAGTCTTTGGCAGATAGGGTCCTCCTCCAAACGAGCCAGGATGCCAGGGAAACGAGGGTTGTCGTGCCTGAAAGGACAAGATGAGGAAATTCAGAGAAACACTTTAATGACTTTTAAAACAACTAGCTGAAAATTCCAGCATGCTGTTTACCCTGACAAGAAATCTTCAGCTTACTCAAAACGAACCATCTGCAAGTCAAGTCATGCAGGTGTGAAACAACACCTGAACACCCTTAGAGGAGATTATGGACATCCAGAATGAAACAATTGGACTATATGCATTACATCAATGAATGTGCACAAAGAAATTTTTCCTGCACATATATGTAAGTTCAGGTTTGGGTTCCAAATCAAGCTATGATTTATTATACATACAGTGGAAGCAGTTACTCACAGCAAACGCTGGTACGTCTGTTCTTGGTAAGCCTGGTTGGTTACATAAGGTAAATAAACCCTTCGCAGAGCCGGGCAATGATCCAGGACAATGTCGCACACATCAAAACGAAGAATGTCTTCCTCCAGTCTGTGTTCCAGGTCCTGAAGAAACCTACAGGCAATTAGAGAACAGAAAAGACACTCAGAGAAGGAGACATGATAACtgagatctaaaaaaaaaaaaaaaaaatctgagggcAACAGAGATATCAGTGGGATTTTACTTCACCTCTCACTGACATCTTTGACTTCAGGCAGCTTGGAGAAGAGCCACTGCTTATCCTGAGCTCCAAGACACTCGGCGAGCTCCTGCGACAACATGAAGTGGTCCACAGCGATCGTCAAGCTACGGATGTATGACGCTTCAGAAGTCACCAGTTCAAACTTTGCCTGAGTGGAGGAGGACACAGGATGTCAGCCTGCCATGTGGTACATTAACTAACAAACAGCTGTGGCAATCCAATAGGGAAACAAATAAGACCCAAAATACAAATGCCGttacaaaatgtgaaatgtctCACTCACCTCCTGTAATTTCCTCTCCTCATTGCTGAAGTTGTCGAGCTGACCACTGGTTCGTACATCAGGTATATCCTGCCACAGTGCAAAAGCAGAGCCTCGTGAGGAACGAAAGGAGCTGGACGGCGACAGATTAGATGGGGACGGGGTCCCATCAGACCCCTCGTCCCTGAggccctcctcctctgtgcccGGCTCCTTCCCCTGCTGCCTCTGGATCTCTCTGTTGATGGCGACGTCGCTATATTCTTGGTACAGAATTGCTGCAGGAGTCAAGCATAAGAAATGTTAACAATAAGAAACATGGTTTCAGGAAAATGTGTAGATAGATTAAAAAGTTGCAATGGCAACAGCTTAAGGAAAACGTCTCTACTTACAACTGGGCAAAAACCTTGATAAGCGATTCGAACTAGCAACAGTTGGAAGTGTGCCCACGTCTTCTTCAATGGATTTCTTTCGCATTCTgggaagaaaatgtgaaatgacatTAATACAAATCTTGtgatttttacacattttctgttgaaatattttaagTCTCTATTTACCCGAGTTTTGTGCTCCACCGATGCAAAGGCATCCCATTGTCATTGCTGGGCAGAGGCGGTGCAGGTCCTACAGGACTGTGGGGGGCGCTATCACTAGAGCCTCCTGAACTGCGGTGCTTGGAGTTGGACTTATTATCTGGGGAAGATGAAAAGCAGGTTGTGCAGAAGTGAGGCCAAGGCACGAAGCGAGGCACCTTATGTATTAAAAAGGGCTCACGTTCATTGTGTTGTACATTCAGTGAACAAATCACTGAACATGCACCATGAaggtgtgcatttgtgtgcatatatataagTGTAACTACATGAGGATTTAGGTCATTGATTAGGCCTAATTGTCTTGTGCTAACTCCCGACTCCCGTTTGGAGAAATGAATGGCCTCCATGTGAGTGTATCCCTGCGAACAAATCAATGACTTgaatcactcacacactcattgaGTGTATCCCTGCACACACTTGAGAGCTCAACTGaactgagaaatgaatgaacagtttcaggaagtgattcagttcagtttgttcaCCCAAAAGATTCGTCCTGTTTAACAAATTGTTTATGAACAACACATTGTTACAGTGCAGATGGTGAGGTTTTACATTAAGTGACATTTTTGTGACTAAGTTCTGGATCTCTTATTCTAAACTACACAttaatgacaaattaaaggaaaaacctgaataaacaAGTTAAGAAACATAGCAATAACAGATGCTTCCATTCTGGACATGGGTTTGAATGAATGGTttgataaatatgaaaataagcAGCTTCAATGAAATGTGACCATGATGTTGGGTCTGTTGTCTACTCACAGTCAGGGTTGGGGCTGAGGCTGTTggtgctctgtctgtctctggaggCTACCCGTGCTGACAGTGACTTCCCCAGCTTCAGAGTGAAGGAGTTCTTCCTCTGAGACAGCTGAAGTCTAGATATGAGTTCTGAAGCTGAGAAGCGCCTCCGCTCTTGGTCCCCTTGACGGCTGCGTGACAAAAAGCTCCCCCCTGTGGCGCTGGATGTCTCTGCACTACCGCTATCTTCCCTCTCCCCCAGTATTGAGTCCTCTATTATCTGCAGTGGTTCTGAAGGTAAATTAAAAATATCATTGTGACTGAGGTTTGGGAGATCTGCAGCACCATCTGTGGATGACGGACATGAAATGGCCTCCAGGGAAGATAATCCACTGAGGTCCTCCTCCAGGAAAGATGCAAAAGGTCCAGGAAAGATGTAGTCTGCATCCAGGATTGGGCTGCTGAGAGATTCATCGCTTGGGCTGTCAGGGGAATAAACCTGCATCTTTCGCCCTAGAAACAAGAAATAACTTTATTAGATTAAGAGGAAgcatttaagttgtttttttttaaaacctaaaTTGTTATGTTAACTTTGTCCATAATAAAATAAGCTGCACACTCACGGATGGACTTCTCTTTCAGTGAACCTTGTGATGTCCTCCTCTGTGGCTGGCAAGAGTCTGGGCTCTGAAACCCAGGACCTTCAGGTGAGGACGGTGAGCAAGGCAACTGAGATTCCCATGAGTCACTGTTTGTGTatagagaggacagagggaacgACAGGGGGAGGCTAAGAGCTGCGTGGTGAGGACGACATACTGTTGTGACAGTTCGTGGCTTTTCAGTCTGCTCCTGCATAGAAGAAGTCCCATTGGGGCATTCAAGATCACCATCACCGTCAGGTGTATAAGAGTTCAAATTCTGTATTGTTTCATGTTCATTGTCTGTCCTGTGGCAGCCGTTCTGCATGTCATTGTGTTCGTTTAGCGTGTGTCTGAAACCATTCAGTGGCCGGGAGTGTGTTATACATTGTGCATCTGGAATAACTGTTGGCCTTAGTTTAGGAGTCACTGGTGGCTGTAGCTCAATAAAAGCCAATGTTTCCTGCTGGCACACGGCGACATGCTTGTGGTGGCACGGGTGGAGGAGAGGCCTGTCCTCCTGGGACTCGCTCAGAGCCTGGGACTCTACTGAGCCAGGGATCCACATGCTGGgactctctcctctgcagcgaAAGGCGTGAAGGTGGGGTTGGAAATCAGGAAAAGGTGAGAATCCATACCCAGGGAGCATGGCTGAACGAGCACATGGGAGCTGcaaaaggaaaatggaaaaaagaaaacttgtaTTCAAGCTCTACTTGAATGGCCAACATCTTAAAGGATgggttcacattttttcaagtcCGTCTTTAAACAATAATCACATATACATTAGTCACTTCCAGAAACAACAGTTTCTGGTTGCTGTAATTGCTCCTGTTCATTACTGACCAGATTAGAAATTAAAAGAGAATTTATATAGAAGATATGAATTGATATGCAAATTCTGTTTGGTCACCTCTGCAATAAGGAAATTTAGACTATTTATGAGTAACTTGTACCCCAAATAAATATTATGCTccatttttagttttatatttattaatttattttagtgTTGTTATCTGTGATCATGAGGACAAAATGTGCTGGGATGACTGAACAGTCTAAAGCAAACAAGGGACAAAACAGGGGAAAACTGGAATGTTTCCataagaaacagcaacaaactacTTATCCAGCAATCAAACATGGCTGACTGGACACAGCTCACTGTTAGCCACTTAGCTTAGTCGTGCCAGAGATTCCTCAGACTCGATTGAGTGTTACACAGTATATTCAGGTATAATGAACAGTAAGCAGAGTTATGTAAGTTTAATAAACTGTTCAGACGGTCTGTGGAGGTTAAGTCGATGAGGGTGGCACAGAAACAACTTTCTAAAATGGCCTCTGTACATTTTTGTATGCAAGCAGCCTCGTTCAAGacgtatgtgcacacacacacacacacacacacacacacacacacacacacacacacacacacacacacacacacacagagtagacTTGAATTAGCGAGATGGGCCCTGAAACTACTGACACGTGCAGGATGTTTCCCAGTCAAACCCAGtctttacacagacacacacacatgcacgcacggacacacaatcacacacacttaagtTTGGAGTAGTGTGTCGGTGTGTCTCATGAGCCGTGTCTTCCTGCTCTAATTAAAGACCTCTCTGCACACAGCATTCAGCCCCTGTACttaacatctctctctctcactcacacacacacacacatacacacacaccaacaccagACAGAATACCACAACAGAcgatcagacagaggaagagagcatATCCTCCACACTCTCACCTTTCACCTGAAATTTATACTCATCTATCACTCTGGCGGTTGGTCTACCTTCCTGTCAGCCCAGGTTAGCTAGCAGGCACCTTCTCGGATTGAATATTTACAGTGAGCGTCTGTTAAAACCCAGCAGTGGGTCATAAAGTTGGCTGTCCTGACAGGCTGTTTAAACACACACCAGTGGAGCTCAGTCTCTTCTTACCCTCCTGCTTCCTGAGCAGGTAATCCTCAACTTCTGGCTTAAACACCAGGTAAAATGAATGGTGCAGACACtaaaacattacacacacacacacacacacacacacacactcccacatgtACAGAGGGATGCAGGAGAActagtttgatttttttttttttaacaaaggcTGTGATGTTATTCTTTTCTAATCAAATAACTGTAGATAGCAGCAACCACTAAGCAAAAGAAATCATTGTAGATCATTCTTctgtttatataaaaaatatttggcaattaaaaaagtaaaaaattataCTGCAGTTCAAGCAGATAAAACATCCAGCTTGTTTATGAACCTTGCTTTTGTGAAGCACTAAGCTGTGTAGTTAGGAGTTAGCCAGAACAACTGACAGAGCTGACTTCCTGTGTGAATGACAGCTattaatgttgtgtttcttgCTTTCTATCAGTTCAGAGGAtgcaaaatcaaaacaacacaacaaacacacacatacaactatGCAACTGAGTGTCAATTAGCTGTCTCACATTTAGAGACTCACTCCACCATTTCAAGCCTGTTCCACTTTGTatgatttaaacaaattaattagCGACAGCTTGTGCCAAAAGCAGCATTTGTTCATTATTCTTCTGTGGACAGTTAAAGGAAACCTAAGCTATTTGTTCTCAAAGGTCAGTCTTATGCTTGTGGCTTTATTTCAGTcaacactgaattttttttctctgtaagcTGCTCCCCCATTACCATTGTGTAGTGTACTGTGGGAGAAAAGTACTAATCAAAACGACACTTAAAAAATGGTGATTTTAGTCTGCACGCTGACATTTTTACGCACacttcactttgtcattattccactgtaaaactgcaaaacaCAGAATCACTCTACTGTCTTTTATGTATGTctcttttatatatttgttcacacacacacacacacacacacacacacacactgcagattcTTGGTCAATTATACCCTTCAattcatgcatttttatttgtaatttagaGTTTAATTATCATAGTGATATGCTGTAAATCTTTATGGGATACATATATTTGACATTATAGTTAGTAGTACCACAGTAAACTATATACCTGTAATTTACATGAACATAGGAGCGTCCTTTAAGAGGATAAAAGCATAAAGTAATGCCTTTCCTGAAAGTATAACTTTGTTTATAATGGTGTTTGTTTGCCTGGAGAATCACAGACTGAAAATCATAGTTTacctttctttttgttgagCGCACATGTGCTGTATGATGTGTTGTATGAGGCTGTTGAAAAGCCACACCTGTTCTTGTGGCAACGGTAGGCTGCCCAGTCAGTCCTACcgctctgtgtttctctcttacactcacagacacacacacacacacatatgtttgcatgtatgcatgcacacacacaaacacaagtacacacacacacacacggtagtGCAAGCACAAATGGTTACCTGTTCCCTGCTGCAGACAAAGGCAGCCTTTATGTGTGTGCCTGGGCCAGGCTGCCCTGAGCACAGGACACCTGAGAGGGTGTGGGAACTGCTTATGCTGATCTACTCGTATAGTGCAGCCACTGAGCCATATAAACACATCGAGACCATGGCTGCATAATGACACAAGCTTATTGGTGTCTGGATGTGATTACTGGCTGGTTATACTGTAATCCTGCTGTAGATGTACAGCATTATCTAAACTTTACTTACTTCTGTCTGCAGTCTGTCATACGAGATTAAACATGACTTATTTCCCTGTTTACAGTGTATTGTCTGGAAATAAATTTTAGTTTCCATGATCGTCTCATCTTTCAATATTATACTAATGAATGAGTGTTCACATAATCCTCCACCAACAGCCAACTCGCCATAAATCAACATGCTCTTTGTAGAAAATTAGGTATATGCTCATTTGATCAAGAAGCCTCAGAGATCCCAAAAACTGACAATAAACCTCACCACCACATTTATCAAAGCATGACAGTCTCCGATTACACGTACTGCACATTCCTCATGCTGATACAAATATATCACGCTATTAAAATTTCAATTCCAAAGACATGTAATTTCCCTTGTCATAGCAGGGTGTTATTTGTGACTGTTACGGACTTTGCTGCCAGTGTTTCCCCCTGTAATTTCACTAGGCTGCTCTAAGACGGCGTGTCTGCATACAGCAGTTAATGAATGGCACTCTGGCATGCCTTTAATGCCAGCAGCCATACGAGGAGCATTTTTAATTGTGATATTTTTCATCTTAAAGGTCTCAGAATAATCCTTTAATGGAGTGTATCATATGAATATGAGCATAAATCCATTGCTGATTCAGCCTCATGACAGAGTCAAATGTTGTGTAATCGGATAATTAAAGTTTGTTTGATGTTTGCCAGGGGGGAGATGAGGGTGTTACAACAAATAGATTTGCGTTGGAGCTGTTTGTGGCTCATGAAGGTGAAGAAACACACTTCTACTCTGTTTACTTTTCTAATGTTAGGGAATGTGATGGTGACACGGCCTTAAAGGGGAAGTCTGGAAGATACTTAATGTTCCACAGAGATAAATGATCATTGTACATCTGTACATGGTAAAATATGTTGCCTCTGAATGTAATCTGGCCAGCTATTACATTCCCTGCTCAACACGTTTTTTTTAGTTGTCTAGAATCACAATCTCTAGGCCACAAGATTGCTATCAAATGAGATTTCTAAGCCTGGCAACAACAGCCTGTTTGGCTTTGCTCTCTGTGGTTGTCCAAGGCTGACTGTCAGATATCAATGTATCatttaaaacatcaacatcaaacaAGTGCGCCACAAGTCTGGCTGTGACTGTCTCTGActttcaaaccaaaaaaagaacatgGCAGCTGGTTTAGGCATGTCAGTTTTCACCTATCTacttttaatttactttttaaattcttCTAATAGTTTATAAAACATATGATGGTTCGGCAGCTCAGTACAGTTCTGACCAGCTCACTGACTATAATCACATACTTTTCATGTCTTCAGCTTGGGGTTTTCCTAGGCTCTTCTTTTCACAGGTCTGGTCTAGTCTACTTTAAAGAATAAgtctttgatatttttctttcaacaaatcccatgaaaagacaaaaaccaacaatgaactgatccaaCTATGAAtatgggcactgtagtttattttaatttattccCACATGTAGCGTCCTACTGCTGGAAATACTCACAAGAGCCCCAAATCcatattaatccacagctggaAATAGTTGCCAACAAATGCACCACTTTACTGCTTTAACTGCATTTGCTAAAACTGCAGTGTCCAGCTGGTTAATGAAACTAAATATTTGtgacccatttttaaaaatgtatgtctTCAGTAGAAAAGTTTCTTTAGTCTTTAGTGGGGGTCAGTGCCAACTTCAGGGAAGCAAATTCACAATGTAATGAGAGATAAGACACAAGTATACCAAAAATATAGAAAACAACCTGCCTTATCCTTTAATTGTGCCAAGCCAGACTCACAGTAGGGATAACAGGGCTGACCCCTGCTGTTGAGGGCTGATCAAGGCCAACtctcaagatgtttttttttttttttttttacattggtCCTGTTTTCTGGAACAAAGTTCCTCAGTACATGAGATCTGCCACTGCATcctgaaaacattcattttttttaggcTTAAGTCTGGCTTTGGCAGGACAGAGATTTCACACTGCTTAAAGTCACTTTCCATCCTTCTGTTTGATATGAAGACTCAAGACTTTTTCTAACATCCTAATCATATCTACACAAACAtggatgttgaaaaaaaaaacaacaaaaccctgATTCCTGTGAACTGTCCGctatcaaacacagacaaaaatagaaaaaatatttcaatCTGTGTATTTAGTTTAAacatattaaattaaatgttaagtCAACTAATAAATGACAGAGGTGAAGCAAACTCGATATTCAGTTTAATCATCAAACTACAGTGTGAGCACTTTATCAGACATTTTATCCATTTACTGAAGACTGTGAGCTTGTGAGAGCATTTAATGACTTTCAAAGGTTCATTGTTTTGAGTAGTTTGCACCGTTGAGGTGTGGGTGATTAAAACCTGCATGTCCTGCCAACTTATATTGTATCAAATCACAATGTGGAACTTACATTATGTGAAACTTCCTCTGGAAAATGATAGTGTCTGTTCCCTCCCCCCACACGCTCTCTGTCCGTGAGCCTAAGTCCGGTGTGTTTGGTCAGACAGACTGGAGTGTCCTAACAGTGTGGTGTGACCagctcatgtgtgtgtgtgagatcacaGTTTAACTCGGTCACATCAGACCACTAATTGCCAAGCAGTAGACTAAAGAACCCAGTATTGTCTGCCGAGACAAGACATGACATCATTCAGCGTCACTTCTGGGAAAACCGCCCTCCTGTGTTTTGCAAAACCAGTTTTTGTAACATTTTCTATCAACTCTGTATCAACGTATAGAGATCACACTGCTAACTTGGTAACACAAAACAGCTACAGTTTTTTTGTATAGTCATGGTGAGTTATTGTTGGCTGGTGTCAAGctcaaacacattaaatataCAAACCTCAAATCTTCACCACGTCTTTTGTGTGATGATTTTCCATCCAATTATTTTGATGTAATTATTACGTGTTGACGTAAAAATTATTAAGGGCAACTGGGAACTTGCTGTTTAAATACATTATGCAAGAAGTTCCTATGCTTGTTTGAGGCAGGCTTTTTTGTCCATAAACaatgtggcttttttttattttgaaacagtaAAACTTCTCTCCCACGTGTCAACTGAATGCTTTGACAATAAAGTTACACTTTTTCCACATCAGTTATTGAAATGATTTGAATTTCTTGGATGTTATTTCAGTAGATTAAGCCAAGAGATTTGCTGTGAATAAGATGAAGGCAATGCATGTAACTTTGAATTTtgtttggcacattttaaatgtacaCCTAAAATACCCGGATAGAAAGCCAGGAAGTATCTTCTAGGTATTTTAATGGGCTTCATCTAAACCTCTCAATCAAGGCAACCTCCTCAATGAGGATTCCACTCAGAGAAAGCAAACCAGATGTCAAGGTGACATGCTAATctgcatttttatgtgtgtatcaTCAGAAGCCTGGAGGGTGTGAGAATAGTTGAGCAAATTCAGGTCAGGGAGTTTCTTGGTATTCGTTCCCCTTCCAGCCTCCACCCACTGAGACAGGTGAGCACCCCAGAGGCTATGGAGGAGGTGGGCATGGGGGGGGGTAACCAAATGTTTACACATGGTGTGGGTCCTCCTAATCCTCCTTTACAGCCTCAGGCAACTTACCCACGACCTTCCGAGACACTACGAAGATGCATACTGACAACACGGCTTATGATCACACAGagctatgacacacacacacaaggcacacctgaatgtgagtttgtgtgtgtttgagatgcTATCAGCCTTTGATTGAAAGTGACAGGAAGTAGAGGGGCCTTCCCTGACCTTGTCTCACTCAGTGGTATTTCCACTAACAGGAACAGACAAACAGTAATCTCTAATTTAAAAGCCTGAAAAAATGGCGACCATCTCACGCGTAAACGCAAAATCTTTTGGACCTTTAACCTCCCCTCCCCCTCGCTTCACTTTGGCACCATAACAACTGCAGTCAGATAAGCTGACACTGAGGAGACACACAGCCAGGATGATAAAGACACAAAGGAGCTATTGACAAACTTATGGAAATAACCTGATCTAATTATGGTGCTTTGTCATAAGTCACAAAAGCTACCAAGCTGATGGAAGGCCAAGGATCCAACACGCAGTAAATCCAGAAAATCTCATAATCAGTACCTTCTGACAGACAATGGTTATCTGTATGCAATGAGATTCTAAGAAAAGGAGTGATGATTTAGGATTTTTTGGCAGGTTACATGAACATATGAAAGTTAAACCCAGCACCTTAGGAATATATCTTGACCTTGATGGCTTACAGTATTTTCCTTAatctaaatgttcaaaaatacacaatagtccatcatcaaaaaaacaattttacaaGCAGCTCAACGTAAGCCAATTTTATGTTTCATATATAGAAATTaataacaatgaaataaaagtgaTGGGCCAGTGTTTAAGGCCCCTCATCCTCAGATCAAATATTTTCCTCAAACTAACAAAAagttacagtgttacagtactGCTGCACTGGGTGActtgttccttcattaccatgaggATGGGCACTGTTAAGTCAACCACATACACTGTCTTGCTGCTataaatactcactagagcaccaaatgtgtattacttcacagcagaaaatagtccccagcTAATGCACTATTTAAAGCAAGATTATGCAGcaattttaacttaaaataacaaTCCCACTGCACACCCTGAATGTCTTAACTTGGGTTAAGGGGGTACAGTCTCCTGCGAGAAGTGCGTAAGACTTTACGGCACCACATTCAACTATGAGTGTTCAGCTTGCTAGAAGAAGAAGCTTGTgaattctttcttttatttatcaaCTTCTTCGATGATTTAACTCACTGGTGCAGTTGCTCGTTTGCTTGTTATCTCATGTAACCTggttaataattattataactAACTTCCTTCAGACTGTATTGATATCTTAAATGGTTATCAGTAGAGCTAGGGTACATACATTAATACCAGACAATAGCGAGAATTTGCAACAGTAAAGTTAATCTACTTACTAGCGGCCAGCAGATTatattttctgcagtgtgtgaaaatgatgtGGATTGTGTTGTCACCCCTGACTTTTCATGGCATTTGCTGACAAGAAGAAAGTGTG
Coding sequences within it:
- the arhgef19 gene encoding rho guanine nucleotide exchange factor 19, with the protein product MLPGYGFSPFPDFQPHLHAFRCRGESPSMWIPGSVESQALSESQEDRPLLHPCHHKHVAVCQQETLAFIELQPPVTPKLRPTVIPDAQCITHSRPLNGFRHTLNEHNDMQNGCHRTDNEHETIQNLNSYTPDGDGDLECPNGTSSMQEQTEKPRTVTTVCRPHHAALSLPLSFPLSSLYTNSDSWESQLPCSPSSPEGPGFQSPDSCQPQRRTSQGSLKEKSIRRKMQVYSPDSPSDESLSSPILDADYIFPGPFASFLEEDLSGLSSLEAISCPSSTDGAADLPNLSHNDIFNLPSEPLQIIEDSILGEREDSGSAETSSATGGSFLSRSRQGDQERRRFSASELISRLQLSQRKNSFTLKLGKSLSARVASRDRQSTNSLSPNPDYNKSNSKHRSSGGSSDSAPHSPVGPAPPLPSNDNGMPLHRWSTKLGMRKKSIEEDVGTLPTVASSNRLSRFLPSSILYQEYSDVAINREIQRQQGKEPGTEEEGLRDEGSDGTPSPSNLSPSSSFRSSRGSAFALWQDIPDVRTSGQLDNFSNEERKLQEAKFELVTSEASYIRSLTIAVDHFMLSQELAECLGAQDKQWLFSKLPEVKDVSERFLQDLEHRLEEDILRFDVCDIVLDHCPALRRVYLPYVTNQAYQEQTYQRLLHDNPRFPGILARLEEDPICQRLPLTSFLILPFQRITRLKMLVENILKRTTPGSRDEDTATKAFNELKKIIKECNSSVQSMKRMEELIHLNKKIHFEGKIFPLISQSRWLVKHGELLEVDTQTMSISGSKLKLPTKPVYLHLFNDCLLLSRRKDTWKFMVFVHAKIGELKVKDLSQKLQGISGFIFHLQLCEGQQLKHQILLKSHTESGKQRWITAMFPSDPLEDIEQANENDDISQVQCIKSYQAQEHDELTLEKADILHAKTITSDGWVEGIRLSDGERGWFPKSYVEEITSRSARLRNLRENIRIKCVMQKLEGED